From a single Eriocheir sinensis breed Jianghai 21 unplaced genomic scaffold, ASM2467909v1 Scaffold22, whole genome shotgun sequence genomic region:
- the LOC126990894 gene encoding uncharacterized protein LOC126990894: MALVWGKVALVLEVWPGLYTHLTSQLMALVWGKVALVLEVWPGLYTHLTSQLMALVWGKVVLVLEVWPGLYTHLTSQLMALARGKVELVLEVWPGLYTHLTSQLMALVWGKVVLVLEVWPGLYTHLTSQLMALARGKVALVLEVTSLTSPKHCGRN; the protein is encoded by the coding sequence atggccctggtgtggggcaaggtggcgctggtgctggaggtgtggccaggcctgtacacacacctcacctcccagctgatggccctggtgtggggcaaggtggcgctggtgctggaggtgtggccaggcctgtacacacacctcacctcccagctgatggccctggtgtggggcaaggtggtgctggtgctggaggtgtggccaggcctgtacacacacctcacctcccagctgatggccctggcgcggggcaaggtggagctggtgctggaggtgtggccaggcctgtacacacacctcacctcccagctgatggccctggtgtggggcaaggtggtgctggtgctggaggtgtggccaggcctgtacacacacctcacctcccagctgatggccctggcgcggggcaaggtggcgctggtgctggaggtgaccAGTCTGACCTCACCCAAACATTGTGGCAGGAACTGA
- the LOC126990889 gene encoding uncharacterized protein LOC126990889, with translation MNHPPPFPVLPCLQETLLSLVYVQRAHWRCIQYQGPYASRRCGARLTQHLHPEPSFKAWWVSEAVVLSESLRLCLVCDEQVEQHAALRKGNIQSASSGCGRCWGVPGCWGEASGCRVAWVTQRLSLRWCCPWPTSSTHSWSWSLPALMLVRGPTWRLPRESWLLWTYDGPSVWPGRGPHSSGTGGRLQPHHHQLLYDAVCQGLAGGSAAPP, from the exons ATGaaccatcctcctcccttccctgtcctcccctgCCTTCAGGAGACACTGCTGAGCCTGGTGTATGTCCAGCGGGCACACTGGCGCTGCATCCAGTACCAGGGTCCTTATGCCAGCaggaggtgcggggcgaggctgacCCAGCACCTTCACCCTGAGCCTTCCTTCAAGGCCTGGTGGGTGTCCG AGGCCGTGGTGCTGAGTGAGTCTCTGaggctgtgtctggtgtgtgACGAGCAGGTGGAGCAACACGCAGCCTTACGGAAGG ggAACATCCAGAGCGCATCCAGCGGGTGTGGGAGATGCTGGGGCGTGCCGGGGTGCTGGGGCGAGGCCAGCGGCtgcag AGTGGCATGGGTGACGCAGAGGCTCTCACTCAGGTGGTGCTGCCCGTGGCCTACCAGTTCAACCCACAGCTGGTCCTGGTCACTGCCAGCCTTGATGTTGGTGCGGGGACCCACTTGGAG gttgcCGCGTGAGTCCTGGTTGCTGTGGACATATGATGGCCCTTCTGTCTGGCCTGGCCGAGGGCCGCATAGTTCTGGCACTGGAGGGCGGCttcaacctcaccaccatcagctacTGTATGACGCTGTGTGCCAAGGCCTTGCTGGGGGATCTGCTGCCCCCCCTTGA